The genomic region CGCAATGTGTACACCGTAAGATCTAACATTTCTGCAACTTCACCGATTGAATATGTCATATCCTGTCTCCCAATCAAACATCGGCCTTCGTGAGTAACCCGAAGACCGACAGTAGTTTCGGTATTCCATATTTTAATACGACAATTCTATATTCCAATATGGTCCCGGTTATTTAAAATAGACCCTTATTTGACGGTAATCAACTCATAGGTACGGGAACCTAAACCTATCTTCTGGGCATGTTCCAAGCAAGTCTGCCATTCAGATTCAGGAGCCGAATTGGTAAAATGATCATGATGATCAACGAAACCAGGTTTCATCATATTGGCATAGAGCTGACTTCCAGGAAGCGGAGTCGCCTTCTGGCAAGCATCCACACAGGCTTGGTCCAGCGCAACAGGATCAAGCGATGCGAACATTCCCAAATTAGGCAGTATAGGCACATCATTTTCACCATGACAGTCACAGTTCGGTGAAACATCGACAACCAAAGAAATGTGAAAGTTCGGACGCCCATCCACTACAGCCTTGGCATATTCTGCCATCCTGCAGTTGAGCAACGTGTTGGCAGCATTGTTGTCAAATACGATGGCATCAAAATTACAGGCTCCGAGGCAACGGCCGCAACCGACACAGTTATGATGGTCAACCCTCATCTTCCTTGTTGCTGCATCAAAGACCAAGGCTTCGTTGGCACACTCTTTCTGACATCGGCGGCAACCACGGCAAAGATCTTCCTTTACATGTGGTTTGCCACTGCTATGCTGTTCAGATTTTCCTGCCCGGGAACCACAGCCCATACCGATGTTCTTCATGGTTCCACCGAAGCCGACCATCTCATGTCCCTTGAAATGTGTCAGGCTGATAAAGACATCCGCATCCATTATAGTCCGTCCGATTCTTGCTTCCTTGACATACTCACCGTTTACCACAGGAACCGCAACATCATCGGTCCCTTTCAGTCCATCACCGATCAAGACAGGGCAACCGGCACTCAACGGTGTAAACCCATTTTCCCATGCACATTCCAGATGCTCCAAGGCATTTTTCCTACTACCAGGATACATAGTATTGCAATCAGTAAGGAACGGTTTGCCGCCAAGTTCCTTCACTACATCAACGACAGCCTTGGCATAGTTAGGCCTCAGGTAACTGATATTTCCTTTTTCTCCGAAATGCATCTTGATGGCAACGAATTTACCGTCCATGTCAATCTGTCCGATGCCAGCCTTTCTAAGCAACTTCTTCAGTTTCGTCGGCAATCCATCTCCAAAAGGTTTTGTGTGAAAATCAGTAAAATATACCTTTGCTTTTTCCATCGTCCGGTACTCCTTCAACATTTATCCCGTATCCTGCGGGTCCTTGGCAATGCTGCAGGCATATTGTGCTTGCAGCACATAACATGAAAAGAAACAACTTTCCTTCCCCGTTTTCTTCAACAGTCAATCCATGTTCAGGAAAGTCTCTTGATGTCCCAGGATATATCCAATGGTTTTATCGGATACCTACCCTGAAAGGACACTCTTGGATAACCATAAAACATAGAGTCAACTCTAGGTCAAGAGCGTTTAAAAAAAATATCAGCCGGAACAGCTGTCAACAGAGCTCACTCACCTTCTTTTTACTGGTACAGCCAATAGTCACAAAAGAAGACAGCACACGGGTTTCAGTAACCATGGTCGGGTACAATCTGATTTGATTTCTGTCCTAACATAGATTTCTTAAGATCTACACATCAACATCATTGCGTTTTTTTCCCCGTAATTCTGTCCGTTTCCAACAAAAACAATAAATAAGCAACTCTTTCCCATAATCCACACATCTTGCAGTCAGGAGTAACTGGCCTAATACTGTAATAATACATTCGATAGATATTTATCTTAATTGATACAGGAAGTTTACCATGCAACATACAATCCGATTCAAATCAAAAGCTATGCCGGTACTGGTATTAGGTATCTTCATGATGTACTTTTATTCAGGGCTTCAGACAGATCATCTCAACGTATTGACTCCTTACTATACAAAACTCGGTTGGGATGCTGTAACTATAACGAATCCTGTAACATGGGCAGGTTTTGCAGTCATACCAGCTACACTTCTGGTAGGTACGCTTCTGCTGAAGAAAGGGATTCCACAAGTTGTGGTACCTTCGACAATCATTGTAGCTCTGGCTATGATCGGTCTGGCTTTTGCCGGCACACACATCCTACAGTATGATATCTGCCTTTTTTGCATGCGGTTATTCATCCTTCCCTTGCAGATGGGAGCCTTCATGCTCTGTACGAACTGGTTTATTGAGAACAGAGGCAAAGCATTGGGTATCGTCACCATCGGGAGCCCTCTCTGCACAGCTTCGTTCATCTATTTGCTGTCAAGAGGAGTCACTCGCCGAGGTTTCACCGCCTCATATGCTACGGTCAGTATCATACTGCTTGTCTTGGCTCTTCTAATCAAATTGTTGATTCACACTGCACCGGAAGAACTTGGAATGCACCCAGACGGCAAGGCAGTACCCTCATCTTTCCAAGATAAGGATACAGACATCCATTTGACATTCAGGGAAGTTTTTTCAAAAAAAGAATCCTGGCTGTTGGTCATTTCCTATGGATTTCTGCAATTTTGTATTGTGGGCATCATGTCTTTCTATGTCTTCAGGTTGCAGAAAGTCGGTACAGTTCCCTCACTTTACTTTTTCTGGCTTTCTGCTGCTGCCATTCTCGGAATCCCGTTCAGTTGCCTCTTTGGCTGTATCGATGACAGGTTTTCAACCATCAAAGCTTCGTATTTTCTTTGCCTCACGTTCATAATGTCTTTGCTGGGACTCAGATATATGAAAGCAAACTGCTCATGGATGCTTGCCCTCACTGCAATCGGAATTGCCGGCGTAACAGGTGGTACACCTACCTTACATCCATCCATCACTTCCTATGTTTTCGGCAGAAAGCAATATCAAGCAGCAAACCGTTGGATTATGACAGTCCAAGCTATCCTAATGGCGTTTTCCCTTTATTTTATGTCATCGATACTGGATTTGACAGGAAGCCTGGACCTTGCATATGACATCATGGTGATTCTCATAGTCATCGCAATCATCTGCCTTGCAGTCATTGGGAAAAAGCCAGACTACGACAGGCAAAGAAATTGAAACAGATCTTTTGTAACAACTGATAATAACAAAGCAGGGATGTAACTATACAAATCAAAAACACGATAGGCTCCAGGTTGATTCCGCTACCATCATAAAGCTTACAAACAAGTCTCTTTCAGGCTTTACAGATCAAGAATCGTCCTCATCTGCTATGTCAAAAAAAGGAACTGTTGCAGATAAGACAACAGTTCCTTCATCGGGCAGTACAAGCTCACTACATACTCTACATCAGATTTGAATGGCAGCAGCATATGCCGTAGCCATGGCCGTCTCCACGGTCCCTACCCCCGCACAGTCTCCGATAGGAACGTAGCGTTTCGCGACATCTGTAAAAGCTGAAGCTTCCTGACGCCTAGGCCGCATACCAACCGAGACAATGATATCCTGTCCCTCAACCAAATGGGGATTACCTTCCCCATCCAGACAGTTGACACCCTTGTCCGTAATGGAAGTACACTTATAGGAAGTGATATACTCCAGACCAAGCGTCTCGTCAAGTTTATTGAGCAACTCAGTCCTATGAGTCGGAGAAGCATCAGGAGCAAGCCGTTCCTGCATCTCTATGATAGTAACTTTCTTGCCCATCATAGCAAGATGAAGACCTGTCTCACAGCCTACTTGTCCTCCTCCGATAATAACTATCTTACCAGAAAGAGATGCTTCATTGCCGTAGGTAGGCAAAGCCATATGGACATTGCTGCCATCCATACCAGGTAACCTTGGACGTACAGGTTCTGCACCCACCGCAGCTACCAATACATCGGCTTTTTCCTTAGCCAGAAGCCCAGAAGTTGCCGTGCAGTTCAACTTGACTGAAATACCGGATTTTGCTACTTGGTCGACCATATACCGTTTGAATTTGGCCAGATCATACTTGAATGATACTTTCTCAGAAAACTGGAGAGTACCTCCCAATTCTTTTCCCTTTTCGTAGAGGATAACCTCATGCCCTCTTTGATCAAGCACAAGGGCAGCCTCCATTCCTGCAGGTCCACCGCCGACAACAAGTACTTTTTTCTTTCTTTCCACAGGACGGCAAAGAGAAGGAAGTACATGCTGCAGGCCCATCTCTGGATTGACGGTACAAGCAAAACGCACATCAAAACAAGCACTGTCATGACAACGCATACACTTGATGCAAGGTCTGACGTCTTCACCTCGTCCTTCATAGGCCTTTTCGCCCAGATCAGGATCAGCTATGAATCCACGGCCTACTGCAACGATATCCGCTTTCCCGTCAGCAAGTATCTGATCTGCACCATCAAGGTCCTGTATGCCTCCTACAGCAATGACAGGAATCTTGACTCCAGAAGCTTTCACGGCCTGTGCCAGATACACATTTGGCATAGGAGGAAGAAAGTCACACGGGTGGGTGACTGTCATATACTTTTCCCCAATCATACCGGCTGAGACATGGATCATGTCAATTTTATCCTCAATAAGTTTGGTAAACTTGATGGCCTCGTCGATAGTAATACCGCCCGGAGCTATCTCGCTACCACTGATTCGCACAGAAATCAACAGCCTACGGCCTACTTCCTCCCGGATCCGGTCAATGATCATACAAGCAAAACGTGCACGGTTTTCAAAGGAACCACCGAATCTGTCAGTCCTCTTGTTGGTAAGCGGTGATAAAAATGATCCCACCAACAGACCATGCCCGAAATGAAGCATAGCCACGTCAAAACCTGTTTCAACCAGCACTTTGGCAGCATGTCCATACCCATCGACAATTTTCTGGATGACTTCCTCAGGCATTTCCTTTGCAGGCTGTCCTGTCATCAAAGGGGCTCCGTCACTCACACCGTACGGCATACCTACGACGCCTGACACTCCTAATTCCATCGAAGCCTTGGCTCCATAGAAATGGAGCCTATGGGCAAGTTGTGCCAAACCATATTTGTGATTGGTCTGATACATATCAAAGTCAGAATGAATACCGTCCGTTTCCTTCAAAGGGAAAAGGCTTGCCCCGACGCAGGATACACAGGCTGCCCCACCTTTTGCTTTGTCTGCATAATAGGCAATCACAGACTCGGTCGGGTACGGTAC from Spirochaetia bacterium harbors:
- a CDS encoding MFS transporter: MQHTIRFKSKAMPVLVLGIFMMYFYSGLQTDHLNVLTPYYTKLGWDAVTITNPVTWAGFAVIPATLLVGTLLLKKGIPQVVVPSTIIVALAMIGLAFAGTHILQYDICLFCMRLFILPLQMGAFMLCTNWFIENRGKALGIVTIGSPLCTASFIYLLSRGVTRRGFTASYATVSIILLVLALLIKLLIHTAPEELGMHPDGKAVPSSFQDKDTDIHLTFREVFSKKESWLLVISYGFLQFCIVGIMSFYVFRLQKVGTVPSLYFFWLSAAAILGIPFSCLFGCIDDRFSTIKASYFLCLTFIMSLLGLRYMKANCSWMLALTAIGIAGVTGGTPTLHPSITSYVFGRKQYQAANRWIMTVQAILMAFSLYFMSSILDLTGSLDLAYDIMVILIVIAIICLAVIGKKPDYDRQRN
- a CDS encoding DUF362 domain-containing protein translates to MEKAKVYFTDFHTKPFGDGLPTKLKKLLRKAGIGQIDMDGKFVAIKMHFGEKGNISYLRPNYAKAVVDVVKELGGKPFLTDCNTMYPGSRKNALEHLECAWENGFTPLSAGCPVLIGDGLKGTDDVAVPVVNGEYVKEARIGRTIMDADVFISLTHFKGHEMVGFGGTMKNIGMGCGSRAGKSEQHSSGKPHVKEDLCRGCRRCQKECANEALVFDAATRKMRVDHHNCVGCGRCLGACNFDAIVFDNNAANTLLNCRMAEYAKAVVDGRPNFHISLVVDVSPNCDCHGENDVPILPNLGMFASLDPVALDQACVDACQKATPLPGSQLYANMMKPGFVDHHDHFTNSAPESEWQTCLEHAQKIGLGSRTYELITVK
- a CDS encoding FAD-dependent oxidoreductase, with translation MEKKYVHLLEPLTVGRTTFRNRIFAAPTGVHSLNMPVPYPTESVIAYYADKAKGGAACVSCVGASLFPLKETDGIHSDFDMYQTNHKYGLAQLAHRLHFYGAKASMELGVSGVVGMPYGVSDGAPLMTGQPAKEMPEEVIQKIVDGYGHAAKVLVETGFDVAMLHFGHGLLVGSFLSPLTNKRTDRFGGSFENRARFACMIIDRIREEVGRRLLISVRISGSEIAPGGITIDEAIKFTKLIEDKIDMIHVSAGMIGEKYMTVTHPCDFLPPMPNVYLAQAVKASGVKIPVIAVGGIQDLDGADQILADGKADIVAVGRGFIADPDLGEKAYEGRGEDVRPCIKCMRCHDSACFDVRFACTVNPEMGLQHVLPSLCRPVERKKKVLVVGGGPAGMEAALVLDQRGHEVILYEKGKELGGTLQFSEKVSFKYDLAKFKRYMVDQVAKSGISVKLNCTATSGLLAKEKADVLVAAVGAEPVRPRLPGMDGSNVHMALPTYGNEASLSGKIVIIGGGQVGCETGLHLAMMGKKVTIIEMQERLAPDASPTHRTELLNKLDETLGLEYITSYKCTSITDKGVNCLDGEGNPHLVEGQDIIVSVGMRPRRQEASAFTDVAKRYVPIGDCAGVGTVETAMATAYAAAIQI